Part of the Limihaloglobus sulfuriphilus genome is shown below.
AGACCCTGCCTTACAGAGCAAAAAGGAACATGACAATGTTAAGAACAGGCAACAGACGATTTAGAGGCAGCTCAATGCCGCTTGCAGTGGTTGGTTTGATGATAACTACGGCTGTTACTACGACAGTTATAAAAGAAAAAGCAGAGTTTTTTCTCTTTTCTAAAGAATCAAAGAAGGATTATGTCGCTAATGTCGCTGCTGAGGCAGCTCTTGAGGAAGCGATTAACATATCCCGCCGGATACACAGAGAAAAACGGCTTCCAAACCAGAGCAAAAGTGCCGCCTCAAAGATTTCCAGTGAGAGACAGCCTGTTCAGCAGCAGGGCAGCGATTATGTGACTAAAGACGGATCTTTAAGCATCTGCAAACATGATTCTGTGAAACAAAACCGAAACCGCATAACTATCCCGCAAAAATACATCTATGTCACGCCGGTGCGGGGATTCTATCAAACCATAAGAGCGGCAGCCAATTATTATGTAATCAAAACTGACTCAAACTTCACTGACTTCGAGGTTACCGGCTACGGCCAATGCGGTAAAGTAAAATCGGACTTTTTAGCAAAACTCCGCGGTGGTAAAAACGGTCTGGAAACCATCTACAAAGAGAGCTATTAGCAATAAATACGGATTCAACTTCTGCAACGGTTTACAAATATTTATGCAGGAGCAAATTCGTGAGTTTGCTCTACGATACTGATAAAATGCCGTCCGGCTTTTCGGGACTTACGGGCGGTTTTCAATCAGCTCATTCATATCGAACCTATAGTACTTCTGCTGCCATGCCGGACTGCCGTCCTTGTCGGCGTTGGCGACGTATATCACGCCGTCCTGGGGTATCATGAGGGCATTATGCAGATTTGATTTCATTGCTACGGGGTGATCCATCAGACGGATCGCGGCGTGCTCATCAAACTTTCCGTAGTTTTCACGCACCAGCCTGGCAAGATTCGCGTAGCGTTTACCGGAGGATAGCAGCACCGTATTCTCCACAGGCTCAGGCAGCAGCTCGTGAAAACTGCCCGGATTTACCCGCTCAACCTTCTCCGGCAGGCACCACAGACCCGCCGCGTCATCTGCCCGAGCGTCAGCGATTACATAGTAATACTCGCAAGTCCTTGGATTATCAGTAAATACAGAGACAGCCTGCTCAAGTGAGCCAGCCTGTTCAAGCACCATACGCACGAGAAATGACATAGGAATCCCGTTCCACATGCCGACACCGCCGCCGCCCATCTCGCCGATGCTGATCTGCTCGGTGTTCATACCGGTTACAGAGCCGATAAAGCCGGCATACGAGACGTTGACAAAGGGGATCTTGCCCTCGGGCTCTGCAATTATCAGAACAGCGTGGTCCTGGAGTTTCCAGTCAACGCCGTAATCAAGCACCCTGCCGTGATAAAGTCTGCCGGTTGAGCCTGCGTCTTTGAGCAGAGCAAAACCCGAACAGTGAAAAAGCTCCGGTATCAAATTGGTTGCGAACACTTCAAGCTCGGGAACATCGGCAGCCTTTGCCAGCGTCTTCATCTCAGCGATATAGTCCGGCGGAATTTTATCAGAAAATATCTCGTTTATTCCAGCGGCTATCATCATGGGTGTTAGCTTAATCCCGCAGAAATCGAGTTTTATATCTTCCCTGCCGTGAAGGAGGTACTGGATATTCCGGCGGATATGCTCCTTTAACAGTGTGCCGTGCTGGGTACCCATTTCTTGCGGTGTGCCCTTAAGATGCAGAACCGGATAGCCGTCAACCGTCTCCAGATACCCCTTGCCGCACTCCGCGATGAGTTTTCGATCGACCGCGGCAGCGACGAATGAAACAATCAGAAACAATGTGAGCGATAAACGTACAATCTTCATATTAACTCCTTTATTTATAACAATTTACAACTATAACCTTAAATCTGTCAGCTATAAACATAATTACTGCCTGATTATCTGGCCAAATCGTTCTCTATGTTCGCTGGGGCTTATACCGGTTTCACGCCTGAAATAACGTGAAATATTGTTAACGCTTGTAAAACCGAGAATTATAGCAATTTTATAAATGGAGAGATTTGTTTCTTCAAGCATTCTGGCAACCCGCTGAACTCTTGCCCTGCGTATTTCCTGCAATACAGAGCGGTTTCTCTCGTTGCGGAATTTCTGCTCAAGTGTCCTGCGTGAAGCAACAACCGCCTCGGCGACATCGGTAACCTGGATTGGACGTTTACTGTTTACGTAGATAAAATCAAGCGCCCTTGCGACTAACGGCTCGTTTGTAATAAGAGCAGGGGTTGAGCCTCTTTCAATTACTCTAAGAGGGAAGGCAGATATCATCCGCGGCTCATATTTCGCCCCGTCCATGAGTTCTTTCAGGAATTCCGCGGCCTCATAACCTGTTCTTTCGTAATCAAGCTCTATGCTGGAGAGTATCGGATTTGTCAGATGGCAAATCAGTCTGTCATTATCAACACCTAAAACCGCCACCTCATTAGGGACTGAAATTCCCTGATTTTTACACGCCTCAAGAATGTGCAGCGCTCTGTCATCATTACAGGCCATAACCGCCACCGGCTTAGGCAGTGACTTTAGCCAGTCCATGAGCAATTTTTGCTCCTTTTCCCAGGGCCGCTGGTACCGCATCTGCGGGCGGCTGTAGAATTGAATTTTAAATCCATGCTTCTTGAGCTCATCTCTGAACGCTTCCCCTCTTTCTGTTGACCAGTACATATCACTCCAACCGCAGAATGCAAAGTTGCGGAAATTCTTCTCTAAGAAAAAATCAGCGGCCATTTTGCCGATAGCCCCGCTGTCAGGATGGATTGTGTGGACGCTGTGATATTTTTGCTTCCCTCCAAAAGCTATAACAGGCAGCCCGGGGCGGCGAAGTTTTTCAAGCTGTTCAAGCTCAGAGACATGCGCTACTATGCCGTCGGCATTCCAGTTCTCCAAAATTGGAATAACTCTTTCATGCTGACCGCCCGGTTCGTTGTAAAACGTCCACGGCCCGTGAAGTCTGGCATATTTTGTTATGCCCGACAACAAAGCACGATCATAACCCCGGGCAGTCGATATAAGCAGAATAACCTTGGGTATATTTGGCATTTATTATATCTCCAATGACTGCCGGTAATTGTATCAGGTCACCATCGCAAAACAATAAAAAAAACGCCGCCGCTTTAAATTTACGGCAGCGTGTTAATCAGTAAAATCATTTAAGATCGGGAATATCACACTCAAAAACAGGGCTCTTGGCACCTGGGATTGATATCTTTAGACTGCCCGATTCAACCGTGGCTGTCGGCTTAGCGGATATCATCTCGCTAAGTTCCGTATCTGTATTGGCTCTAACCGCACAAACCAGAAGGCTTATGCCTTTATCCAGCTGGCCGGTCAACATCGGAATCGCTGTCCTTTGATGTATCAGGTTGGTATTCGGGCTTGGCTTAATTATCTGCGGGTCACGTTTTCCAAGTAAGTCCGCGATAACGCTGGTGCCCCAGGGGTAATTTGCCGCCGCCAGTGAGTTTTCACAGTGAATTGTCTCAGAATCCGGCGGGTACTGTAAGTCTTCTTCTCTTGACAGGGCGAAACCGCCCTCCGCGGCAACTAATTTCCTCCGGCTGTCAATCAAATGCACTCTGACATGCCAGGGATTAGCCGCGATGAGCCATGTTTTGACCGATACATCGTTCCATGGACGCCACAATGAATAGATACATTCAGGGCTGATCTCGAATTGTTCGCACTTTCTTCTGGTTCTGTAAACATTGTCGTCCTGCTCAATAAGTGCCAGCGTTGAATCGAAAGCCCCCTGCTCAAGGCTGTTCATTTCCCTTGGAACACTGAATCCAAACCTGTTTGAATACGCGAACTTAGAATACTTGGCAGCGTTATGACTGAACTCCATACCTGGGAACTGGCCTGAAGTCAGCGAAAAAACGTGGTCTTTGTCGCGGCAGATTGTCATTCTGCAATGCTCCAGGGTCACAGTCGCCTTCAGCTCCGGCAGGGGTTTTTCCTCTGCCTGCCAGAATGGATGCTGTTCATCTAAGGCAAGCGGCAGAAACGCCTTAAAAGCCCAATAGGGTGAGCCCGGAGCGTTATAAATTTCAGACATAAACAGGTTTGGATAACAATAACCAATAGACATAATCCCGTTTGGATAGTAGATAGGCTGACGCAGCCACCATCTAAGATGCCTTAAATACAGACCTTTTACAATGCCCCAGTCATCGAACGCGTCAACATCGGCAAACGCCAGAGCACCCCAGAAGGCACCCTGCGCAAAACGATAGGTCAAACTTCTGCCAAAAGGTACGGCAGAACCGTCAGAGGCAAACCAGTAGATAAAATCTTTGGCAAACTCCGCCGCACGTTCACGAAAGCGCCGCGACCTTTCAGGGTCAATATCAGACATGAGATGGGCATAGATCAAAGCGTAATAGTGCATAGCGAAGGGGATATAATAATCACGCTGCTCTCTTTTATAGCCGTCGGAATACCAGCCGTCAGAGATGTAGAAATCTTCCATTCTCTGAAGATATTCATCGTTGCGTTCTTTATTATAATCCAGCCCGAGCTTTTGAAAAGCCATGTTGACCAGTATAGCCATAAACTTCCAGTTACAATCGGGAAGCTCCTTATCATTGCACTGGTCCAGCCAGCAGACAAAATTCTTTTTCTGCTTCTCGTCTAAGCTGTCCCATATTACATCACTGCCAAGCGAGAGGCCAAGGGCTAAAGGAGGCATCTCGACAACTCTCTGATCTACATCCCATATTTTACCCCAGTATTCAGGGTGCTGAGGGTCTGTACCGTTTTTAATGCCTTCGATGCACTTATCCCAAAGTTCTGTTTCTCCGCCGCCGGCAACTAACGGAACCAGGCCCCAGAGAGGACGGGAAAAAGATTCCATAACCGCGGCGATTTCTTCGTAATTAGCACCGCTGGTGCCCGCGTAAACCCTTGCGCAGCCCGGGCTGTAGAGATCCTTTAAAGGACTGCACAGCTGAGAAACTGCCGTCTGCACATCTTTTCTGGTTTTTACAGGGTTCTTTGTAATTGGTAAATCGAAATATTGCATGAGAAAACCTGACTATTTTTTACCGTAGATAAGTTCTGCCGCGGCCTCAAGAGATTCAGGCGCAACGCCGTATGTATTGATCACGGTTTTGAATTTATCGGAAACTGTGAGCGGATAGTGAGAGTTTGTAACAACAATAACCGGTTTGCCTTTTTTGTGAAGCTCTTCGATATAATCAGTGTCATTATGCTCTCTTCTGTCGAAATAGTTAGTAACTACCAGCACATCCGCCTCATCAAGACGATTTTCTATCCTGGCCTTGTCATCATCAGTATAGCACATTTCAGTCTCAACAATGCCGACGTTTTCAGAGTGTTTGCACATGATTTCCCAGAAGATACCAGGGTGGCATTTCTGGCTGTTGATACGTACATGGAGCGGATTACGCTGTTCTACCAGAATAACCTTAGTGTCCGGGCTTAACGGCAGAATTTCGTTTTCATCTCTCATCAGCTTCAAGCTGGCCTCGGCGGTTTCTTTCGCAATTTGAGCTACACGGGGGTCAAGAAAACCCTCATCAGCTTTTGTCTCGTCGGCGAGATTACCGTTTTCGAACAGACCATAATCATACTTAACACTCAGCGTACGGGCAATAGCCTCATCAAGCCTTTCTTCCGGCAGATCGCCCTTGTAGGCAGAATCAACCAGTTTTTCGATAACCTCATCAATCAACGGGCTCTCATCCCGCAGAAGGATCAGATCAGAACCGGCCATTATTGAACGCCTGCACGCCTCGTAAACTTCGTATTTCTGAACGATGCCGCCCATTGTTATATCATCAGTTGTAACGGTTCCCTCAAAACCCATCTCATTTCTAAGCAGATCGATAAGAAGCGGCTTAGAAAGTGTACTCGGCTCTTTGTCATCGTAAGCCGGATATACAGTATGGGCAGTCATGATGGAAGGAATCCCGGCATCAACCAGCGCCTGGAAAGGTTTTAAATGTTCCTGCATCTGCCCTTTGTCAAGATTGATGTACGGCAGGCCGGCATGAGCATCTTCTTTGGAGGCACCTCTGCCGGGGTAATGCTTGCCAGAAGTTATCAGCCCGCCGTCTCTGTAACCTTCAAACGCGGCGGTGGCAAATTTAATCACCTCTTGGGCAGTTTCACCGTAAGCTCTGTCTGATATTTCCGGATTCAGCGGCTCAGTATTTACGCCAAGTACCGGAGAATGAAGCCAGTTAACGCCAATACTCCTCAGCTGTCTGGCTGTAGCCCACGCGGCGTTGTACGCCTGCTGCGGGTCGCCGCTCTTTGCAAGGCCCATCGGCATTGGGAAGTTATATATCCCGCCTCTGGTGTAATCACAGCTGACGCCGCCTTCCATATCCATTGTAACGTGCAGCGGGACTCCAAGACCGTTATCCAACGCTTCCTGCTTCATGGTGTTAAGGAAGCGGCAGTATTCTTCGTTTGTGCAGTGCGGAACGGTGTTATCTTCCACGTAGTCCTTTACGCTGCGTACCGGAGAACGCAAAACCCTGTCGGCAAATTCCCGACTTGTGGCATAGGGGTCATGCCTTGCGGTCTTGCTGCGGAAGGTCAGCCCCGCCCTGATACCTGATGGATAGTAATTGCGGATTCTACGCAGTATTTCCGGTGTTATAATAGTACCGCAAAAACCTATCACAAAACATTGGCCGACTTTCTGCTCAATGCTCATCTCTGCGATAAGTTTGCTTATCAATTCTTTCTTGCTCTGTTTCCTGCTTGTTTTTTCCATTAGTTCTGGACTCATTTTAAATTCCTTAAATTATCAATTTACATCATTTCATATTTATTTTACAACTGAATCGTCCGCAGATTCCCCGCTTGTAGAGATCAGCAGTAACCCTATAGCAGCGACAAAACCGCCGACAAAAAGTATCCCAAACCTTCCAAAGAATGACCACGGGTTTGGAAGCAGCATTAAAAAACACACTGCAGCACCAATTACCAGGCATATCCGCCCAACCATCCGGCTCTGTCTTGAATCGTTTCCCACGCCGACTTCCCGGGCAAAATCTATCGGAGTCTTCATTCGAACGAAAAACTCTTTGACCTGTTCCCTGTATGCCTGGCCGGCGCTCTTCCAGAAAAGTTTTGTGAAATAGAACGCACTTATAGAGGCCGCAAAATTAGCGGCTGTCTTTGTCTGCCAGAGCCATGGCTCTTTGAGGAAAGGTACAGACTGAATCAGGCTCGACTCACTTCCGCTGAAAAAGCCCATTGCCGAAACAATAAAGCCGACAATAACAGAGAAGATGCACGACCAGTGCGGAACTCTCTGCACAAGCAGACCAAGCAGCATCGGAGTAAGAAGCGGCACCATAAGCATCGCGCTTATATCAAGCATGTACTGGAATATGCCTTTGCTGTCTTTTATTGAGAAATAATACGCAATAGACATAACCATCAATCCCATAAGGCCCGTTGTAATTCGGCCTACTAAAAGCAGCACACGGCTGTCTTCATCGGGCTCTTTAATACGCAACGCGCGGCATACAGCCGGAAAAATGTCGTTAGTTATAACAGCGGAATTGCGGTTAAGGCCCGAATCCATTGAGCTTGTAGTAGCGGCAAACATAGCAACCACCATCAGTCCGGTCAGACCCACCGGCAGCAGATTCATACCCGCAATAGCGTAAGAGGCCTCTGCCGGTTTGGCAATGGCTATAGAGTTAACCGCCTCGGGAAACATAAGCCTTGCCGTCATAGGAGGGATAAACCATATCAGGCTCCCGATAAACATCAAAACCGCGGTGAGCAGGGCTGCCTTGCGGGCTTCATTTCCGGTCTTTACCGAAAAGAATCTCTGAGCGTTGGTAAGCGAGTTAAATGCGGTAACATTTTTTACCAGTATTATAAACGCCCAGAAATATGTATAATTTGAGTTGAACCTCTGCGGCTCGTTAAACATCTTATAATCGGCACTAAGTCCGGCTTCTTTGATTTTGCTGAACAACCCGTCAATGCCGCCCAGCTTAATCATGCAGAGCACCGCCAGAAGTATTGTCATCGGCATCAGGATACTGCTCTGTATAAAATCGCTGGCCATGATACCCCAGCTGCCGCCCAGCATTGAGTAAAACAGAACAACAAAACCTATGACAAATATGATAACCTGTACATCATAGCCAAAAACCGCCGAGCTGAATATCGCAAGGCCGTAGAGATGAAGTGCGGAAAAACACATCTGTGTCAGAACCGTTATCCAGGCATAAAACTGGCGGGTTTTCTCTCCAAAACGGTTTCTGATAACCTCTGGAGGGCTGATAACACGCAGCTGCCTGAACCAGGGGGCCAGAAAAGCGGCGTTAACCAGAAACGCAACAACGTTAGCGAGGAAAATAATCATAGCAGACCAGCCCGCCTCAAAAGCGACGCCGGCGGCTCCGGTAAACGTCCACGCACTGAAACAGCTCATAAAACAGCTTGCTCCCACAAGCCACCACTTGCCGCGGCAGCCGCTGCGGAAATAATCACTCTTATTTGTGCTGAGCCGTTTGAAAACAAACGATACAGCTATAAGAAGCAGTAAATAACCCGCTATAACAGAATATTCTAACCAGGTGTTATCCATTCAAATGCCTTTTTAATTGAAACATATAATTTTATCTTCAAGGTTGTAGTAAACTTCAAATATATCACTTTTGTATTTGATTTGAAATTTACCCTTATCCGGCTCCAGCGATGATGCGTTTATATTAAAGTCAACCTCAGGAGAGCTCCCTTTATAGGGAACAACCGCAGCGGCAAAGAACACAAAATCGTCACAGCTTTGTTTCTCCAGCGTATAGGCACAGGCTTCTCTGGGCTGTTTTTCGCCGTAAACGTAAGAGACGTACCCCTCGCGCCTTTCAAGGTTCATGCCCTGCTGGGCAAAGGGCTTAACAATGAGATTTACATCGCCGCTGTAATCGGTTTTGGCTGTTAGCTCGAGCTTGTCATACAGTACTCTGCCGGGAGCAAAATTATAATGACAGGCAACTTCACCCTCCGCAGAGCCGATGGCAAAATCTAATACGACAAAGAATTCATTGTTGAGGAAAAACACGCCTCTGCGGTGTTTTAGATTTTCATAACTCTGATTCTCGACCAAAACAGCGTCAATATTCCCGGAGGATTCAAACATAAGAAACTTCGGCGCATATTCAGAGTTCTCGCCGTTTAAAGTAACAGTCTGGTGAGACGAGGTCTTTCTAAACCAGTCCCGCCACTTTTCGTCACCGCTATATACATACTTGCCCGAATCAGGCATCAGGTGTTTGCCGTATGCATACACCTCAAAAGTCCCGTTATCCGGCTGACAGTGCCAGCCGCCGTCGGGGCCGTTTTTCATTACAAGACAGACATCATCCTCTGACCAGCCGCTTCTGAATGAATAAAAACCGCTTTTTTTCAGGGCAAAGGCTGTCTGGGCAGGGGCTGTTCCCTCACTGCCGCCGGTCGCCAGGTACCGGAAATCATCCCTGTCGAACAAATCGGCATATCTTCCCAGAAAACGCCAGAGCGTTCCTTTGGCATCTTCTGTGCCTTTCCAGGAATCTCCAAACTGAGCTGCCCTGCCGTCGGGCATGGCCGTCTTCATCGTTGCTTCGGCCATCTTTTCAAGAAGATCCACAAAATTAAATTTACCGTGTCTGCCGTTCATATATGCTATTCCATAGCTTGAGGAGAAACTGTCAACGGTACCGACATGGTAATGCGGAGAAAGCTCTATGTGAAAACCGTCAGGGTAAACCTGATTGCGTATTTCTCTGTTAAGAATTTTCGCCGCCTTTTCGAGCCATTTATCAGAGTTTTTGAATTCAGGGAAAAATGAACCGGCAAAACTGAGCCCGTTGGCATTTATCAGGGCTATATTTTTGGTTTCACGGTGGTTTTGGGTTACATAATCTGCATGTTCGCCGTAACTGTTTAGAAAATCAATCAAAACGGTCTCGTCAAACTCGCCGGAGTCGAAGAAATACTGAAAATGGTACGTCCAGCTTTTGAGCCTGCTTGAAGCCTCGAGACTGCGCCAGGCAAACGCATGGTCGCTGTCATTGGGATTTTTCTTTATCCAGTCCTGCAGCTGAAAGACATATCCGGCGGCATACTTCGAGTCCTTTGTTCGCTGGTATTGCAGCCCCATAGACTCCCACCAGTACATCCTGTGCAGCTGCCAGAGCCATTCTTTATCCTGCACGGGACTCTGCGACCAGTTTATATCCTTGCCGCAAAAGTGCGGCGGGTAGCTTTTCTGGCCGATGAATTTATGTTCCAACGCCAGATCCGCCCACTCAGGGTTATCAGCCCAGCCGCGGAAACGCGCTGACATCAAGCCCCCGCCCAGATTCAGGCTCCCGTCTCTGCCGACAGGATGCTTGACATTGCTTCGCCGGCTGTAGTATTTGAGCAGTTCTTCGCCAAAAAGCTCGAAATCGCCTTTATCATAAGCGGTTTTTACCTTTTCAAGACCAGGGTAACTCAAATCAAGCTGGGCGCCCAAATTTTCAACCGCTTTTTGCGATGCAACAGCGATGCTGTTCAAAGCAGAGAAA
Proteins encoded:
- a CDS encoding xylose operon transcription regulator XylR, encoding MPNIPKVILLISTARGYDRALLSGITKYARLHGPWTFYNEPGGQHERVIPILENWNADGIVAHVSELEQLEKLRRPGLPVIAFGGKQKYHSVHTIHPDSGAIGKMAADFFLEKNFRNFAFCGWSDMYWSTERGEAFRDELKKHGFKIQFYSRPQMRYQRPWEKEQKLLMDWLKSLPKPVAVMACNDDRALHILEACKNQGISVPNEVAVLGVDNDRLICHLTNPILSSIELDYERTGYEAAEFLKELMDGAKYEPRMISAFPLRVIERGSTPALITNEPLVARALDFIYVNSKRPIQVTDVAEAVVASRRTLEQKFRNERNRSVLQEIRRARVQRVARMLEETNLSIYKIAIILGFTSVNNISRYFRRETGISPSEHRERFGQIIRQ
- a CDS encoding glycoside hydrolase family 3 protein, which encodes MSPELMEKTSRKQSKKELISKLIAEMSIEQKVGQCFVIGFCGTIITPEILRRIRNYYPSGIRAGLTFRSKTARHDPYATSREFADRVLRSPVRSVKDYVEDNTVPHCTNEEYCRFLNTMKQEALDNGLGVPLHVTMDMEGGVSCDYTRGGIYNFPMPMGLAKSGDPQQAYNAAWATARQLRSIGVNWLHSPVLGVNTEPLNPEISDRAYGETAQEVIKFATAAFEGYRDGGLITSGKHYPGRGASKEDAHAGLPYINLDKGQMQEHLKPFQALVDAGIPSIMTAHTVYPAYDDKEPSTLSKPLLIDLLRNEMGFEGTVTTDDITMGGIVQKYEVYEACRRSIMAGSDLILLRDESPLIDEVIEKLVDSAYKGDLPEERLDEAIARTLSVKYDYGLFENGNLADETKADEGFLDPRVAQIAKETAEASLKLMRDENEILPLSPDTKVILVEQRNPLHVRINSQKCHPGIFWEIMCKHSENVGIVETEMCYTDDDKARIENRLDEADVLVVTNYFDRREHNDTDYIEELHKKGKPVIVVTNSHYPLTVSDKFKTVINTYGVAPESLEAAAELIYGKK
- a CDS encoding alginate lyase family protein translates to MKNTGKTVLFSGSILLMCFLFSALNSIAVASQKAVENLGAQLDLSYPGLEKVKTAYDKGDFELFGEELLKYYSRRSNVKHPVGRDGSLNLGGGLMSARFRGWADNPEWADLALEHKFIGQKSYPPHFCGKDINWSQSPVQDKEWLWQLHRMYWWESMGLQYQRTKDSKYAAGYVFQLQDWIKKNPNDSDHAFAWRSLEASSRLKSWTYHFQYFFDSGEFDETVLIDFLNSYGEHADYVTQNHRETKNIALINANGLSFAGSFFPEFKNSDKWLEKAAKILNREIRNQVYPDGFHIELSPHYHVGTVDSFSSSYGIAYMNGRHGKFNFVDLLEKMAEATMKTAMPDGRAAQFGDSWKGTEDAKGTLWRFLGRYADLFDRDDFRYLATGGSEGTAPAQTAFALKKSGFYSFRSGWSEDDVCLVMKNGPDGGWHCQPDNGTFEVYAYGKHLMPDSGKYVYSGDEKWRDWFRKTSSHQTVTLNGENSEYAPKFLMFESSGNIDAVLVENQSYENLKHRRGVFFLNNEFFVVLDFAIGSAEGEVACHYNFAPGRVLYDKLELTAKTDYSGDVNLIVKPFAQQGMNLERREGYVSYVYGEKQPREACAYTLEKQSCDDFVFFAAAVVPYKGSSPEVDFNINASSLEPDKGKFQIKYKSDIFEVYYNLEDKIICFN
- a CDS encoding C45 family autoproteolytic acyltransferase/hydolase; protein product: MKIVRLSLTLFLIVSFVAAAVDRKLIAECGKGYLETVDGYPVLHLKGTPQEMGTQHGTLLKEHIRRNIQYLLHGREDIKLDFCGIKLTPMMIAAGINEIFSDKIPPDYIAEMKTLAKAADVPELEVFATNLIPELFHCSGFALLKDAGSTGRLYHGRVLDYGVDWKLQDHAVLIIAEPEGKIPFVNVSYAGFIGSVTGMNTEQISIGEMGGGGVGMWNGIPMSFLVRMVLEQAGSLEQAVSVFTDNPRTCEYYYVIADARADDAAGLWCLPEKVERVNPGSFHELLPEPVENTVLLSSGKRYANLARLVRENYGKFDEHAAIRLMDHPVAMKSNLHNALMIPQDGVIYVANADKDGSPAWQQKYYRFDMNELIENRP
- a CDS encoding sodium:solute symporter family transporter, whose protein sequence is MDNTWLEYSVIAGYLLLLIAVSFVFKRLSTNKSDYFRSGCRGKWWLVGASCFMSCFSAWTFTGAAGVAFEAGWSAMIIFLANVVAFLVNAAFLAPWFRQLRVISPPEVIRNRFGEKTRQFYAWITVLTQMCFSALHLYGLAIFSSAVFGYDVQVIIFVIGFVVLFYSMLGGSWGIMASDFIQSSILMPMTILLAVLCMIKLGGIDGLFSKIKEAGLSADYKMFNEPQRFNSNYTYFWAFIILVKNVTAFNSLTNAQRFFSVKTGNEARKAALLTAVLMFIGSLIWFIPPMTARLMFPEAVNSIAIAKPAEASYAIAGMNLLPVGLTGLMVVAMFAATTSSMDSGLNRNSAVITNDIFPAVCRALRIKEPDEDSRVLLLVGRITTGLMGLMVMSIAYYFSIKDSKGIFQYMLDISAMLMVPLLTPMLLGLLVQRVPHWSCIFSVIVGFIVSAMGFFSGSESSLIQSVPFLKEPWLWQTKTAANFAASISAFYFTKLFWKSAGQAYREQVKEFFVRMKTPIDFAREVGVGNDSRQSRMVGRICLVIGAAVCFLMLLPNPWSFFGRFGILFVGGFVAAIGLLLISTSGESADDSVVK
- a CDS encoding DUF2264 domain-containing protein; amino-acid sequence: MQYFDLPITKNPVKTRKDVQTAVSQLCSPLKDLYSPGCARVYAGTSGANYEEIAAVMESFSRPLWGLVPLVAGGGETELWDKCIEGIKNGTDPQHPEYWGKIWDVDQRVVEMPPLALGLSLGSDVIWDSLDEKQKKNFVCWLDQCNDKELPDCNWKFMAILVNMAFQKLGLDYNKERNDEYLQRMEDFYISDGWYSDGYKREQRDYYIPFAMHYYALIYAHLMSDIDPERSRRFRERAAEFAKDFIYWFASDGSAVPFGRSLTYRFAQGAFWGALAFADVDAFDDWGIVKGLYLRHLRWWLRQPIYYPNGIMSIGYCYPNLFMSEIYNAPGSPYWAFKAFLPLALDEQHPFWQAEEKPLPELKATVTLEHCRMTICRDKDHVFSLTSGQFPGMEFSHNAAKYSKFAYSNRFGFSVPREMNSLEQGAFDSTLALIEQDDNVYRTRRKCEQFEISPECIYSLWRPWNDVSVKTWLIAANPWHVRVHLIDSRRKLVAAEGGFALSREEDLQYPPDSETIHCENSLAAANYPWGTSVIADLLGKRDPQIIKPSPNTNLIHQRTAIPMLTGQLDKGISLLVCAVRANTDTELSEMISAKPTATVESGSLKISIPGAKSPVFECDIPDLK